Below is a genomic region from Biomphalaria glabrata chromosome 3, xgBioGlab47.1, whole genome shotgun sequence.
TGAAAAGAATTGTTTGAAGTCGTTAGTGCTCAGAAAGTCTGATGGCACGTCCAAGTGATATTGTCTGTTTCACGTAGGAAATAATGGTAGAGATACTCTCTGTTCAAGAGAAGAGGAAAACAATGGACGATATCTAGTGTGCCacttcaatgttttctaacaacTTTTCAATCAGCTAACTCAATCATTTGTCGCATTTGACGAGGTTTAATTCACCGACTGATAGAATACAAGTGTAGGAAATATTATCATACAACTTAAGAAAACTTCAGAGCGAATTGGAAAGATTTCAGGACTTCCGAGTGTTtacagagaaaaacaaaacatccattGTACTTTAGCATGGAGAGTGAAATGGTGAAATCAGACTTGTCTCGACTTCATGGAATTCTCATTTAATAATCATCTCAAATAATTTGTTGAAAAGATTTGGGCTCATCAAAGCCTGCTGATAGAATTTGTgccatttttttcatctacaTAATGAGCAGATGTGTATATTCAGTACTAGAACTTAAAAGTTGGGTAAGAAATAGACTGGGTGGTTTATTACTCATTCAGTCTATGACGAGCTTGTATACAAATTACAGCTGCATACGTATTAGTTATTAAATATGTTTAGTATTAAATGTGATACCGGTactaataaatttataattatggCACTTTCCTGGCCTAAAGTACCAGTAACAGtatgcaaaataaataaaaatctaacCTAACTTTGATTATACGAACGATTCTAAATACTTCATTGCACCTTATATTAGGAACCGTGTAGTACAACGGTCATTGCTTGTTACCTAACAATTGTTAAGTCTTCGCCTACATCAGGCTACAATGTATTACTCTGAATAAACACGTGGCTTATGCATTTTACAGCTACCATATCTTGTGGAGAAAATCGTTCAACATACAGGGACGTAATCTAGTTTTAGATTGAACCAGCCTCTTGTCTTGTTTCCAGTAAAAATCTAAAACACGTAGCACAAGGCAGACCAATTAGAATTAAACATTTGACAAAAGGACCGAACCCTAATCacatttacaattttaattttgctttgaTGGGGTGCATcattaagttaaaaatagagattGGCTTCTGGCAATGTAAAggacaaaatgaaaagaaaatgcttTACATTAACACCTAAAAGAAaagaagagtgaaaaagtaaaaatggtaaaaaaaaaaaaaaaagtttcaattaGAAAGAACAAGTGAATTACCCACGTTGATCAAATAACTTTCAATGATATGTCAGTACATCTTtgaaacaacattttattgtgAACATTACCGCTCAAGTCATTTTCACTATACAACTAATGTGTTCAGAGTTTGtcaacaccaacaacaacaaaaaagaccACAGAACAGCACAGATATCTAACATGTGTACCAATAATGTGAGAACTGATGTATTTCAAACATAACAAATCCACAAAGAACACAATTCTTCAGTCATTTTATTGTTCCAGTTGAAATAAACTGTTGTTTGTACAAGGACATAAAATATGTTCTAGAGGTGACAATGGGGACAGCACAAGTTGACCGATGGTTCCTACATATAGTGGCACAATGAGACTGGCTGACAAGTCACAACACTTCAAGACACTGATAGTAAACATAGACACTGAAAAACATCCTGTAAGCTTTATTTCAATTTAgatcaaagaaaacaacaatccatcacaatttatatatttttcttttaaatctagtTTTCACTATCAGGTAGTGTTGGATGCAGCCTAAAGCTGAAACAtgaattcaaagaaaaaaaaggaaacaatatGACAAAGTCCTGATCCCAATTGATTCAGAAGTAAATGTTTACCCTGACTAAAAGATcaaagacaacccaaacagttGTCTCTTGTTACCAATGACCCaaagagaaaaatgaaataaaatggaaTCTCAAATTTAACTGTGCATAAAATTGGATGGTCAAACAAATAAACATCATGAAATGAAAGTAGTGCACAGCACTGGTCGGCACTCCACTAAAAACATTGTCATTTTGCCACCTAATAAATCATTAAGCTAAAAGTGCcacattaaaaataatacatatgCAGGGGATAATTACATAAATGTCTATACTTTAGGAATAAGTGTCAGATGATTTAAATATCATCAATGTCAAtatcatcctcatcatcatcctcCTCTATCACTGGCTTTTTGCCTCCATTGACAACAGGAACAGTAGATTTTGCAAGTTCAACTTTGACCTCCCCTACTCTCTCAGTGTGAGAAAAATTAACCTaggaaaaagaaattattgaaataataaatagaatCATTGATAAGtgcccccacccccttttttttttgttttacattaacCTATATTAAACTAAATAGAATATTATCACAAGTTTGTTCACTAAAATTATATTACAATTAATAGAATCTCAACAAAAATAAGATCCCATCACAATTAATGGAATGCTGCATTAAACAGGATGTCATAACAAGGAActacaagaaattaaaaaaaaataatttaaaaatcatacaattatctttttaaaataaaaaattatgaattaTGCCAACCTCATCTTCCTCCTCTCCATTCTCATATTCTTCATCACTCTCCTCCTCTGCTTCTTCTAGCCATTTCACAAATACTTGAGCTTCTTTAAGGATCTGTGTACTTTCTTCTTTTGAGACATACTTTTTGGAAGGCTGAAACaagggatattttttttataaaaccatCAATTTGAACTTTTTTGGAAAGCTAAAATAATAAGTGTTTTTGTGACAAATCAATATATTTACTGTAAACAAACTACAGTGTTGATTGCCATTTTTATGTCTTGAGTAATATACCTCTACTCCTTATTAATGACACACATGTAGTTAATGTTATGAGTTACACATTTTAGGACTGTAGTATATctttataatcttaaaatttaaaaaaaaatgtcactatatatacttttttctaaattttcaaAGTGCACACACTAGATACTATCAAAAAGATATTTGTCTAAAAGTTTACCTTTTTACCCCATTCAACAATGACAGACTCTTCAAGAATGTCAAAGTCATAAAGAACTTTCAAAATGTGGCTTGTTTTGGGCAACAGGTCTGGATACTCCCTAGTGATGAGGATTTCAAGTCCACCTAGAAGTGCCTTCTGGGCTTTTTGGTCCTGGATACAAAACTAAGACACAgacaaacaaattaaattttgacTGTATAGTGTAACAAATTCATTTAAGAACTACAAATGTAAATGTGAAAGTCAGAAAGGGATATGTCATTCATAAAATTTATGTAGGGGAATCCACTATATCTCATCACAGTTCCAAAATAAAGAAggcaataaaactaaaaaaactgTCTACCTTCAAAAAAAGACCTTTAAACTTCTGCAATTGGGTCAGCACTTTATCAGTGAGCAGTAACTCTACAAGCACTAAGGGTACTTTATCCTTTACTTCCAATCTTTCAGCCTCAGAGAAAATTTCTTTGATAGTAGTTTGCTTAGTAAGTTCATCCTCATCCTTTTTAATCTTAAAAAAGGAATATCAAAGTGTATACATTTttgtctgcattttttttttcaaagccttaaaaaattttaacattttcaaatagTTAACTCCAGGATGTTCAAatgatttttacattaaattaaaaaataaagagcaAAGATAAATTCCATACTTTGATTTTTTCATAGATGATATTCAACCGTTCTTCAGCAGATTTTTCTAAATCATCTGTAAAAGCTAGGCCTTTAGCAGCATCTGAAAGCTCTTCCATTCTCTGCTTAATGGCCTCTTCAGTAAAATCATCTCCCcaatcttcatcatcatcatctcctTTTTGCTtctaaaagaaacatttcaaaagcaaacaaatatgtattcatatatttattgaataaattattagaaaaataatgacattacaagttaatttttttccatatcaatgcagtaaaataaatttactaGAACTATTAAAAgtatgattattttgttttgtgagtatgtgtaaaaaaaaaaaaaaaaggggtggggggaggaaaAGGAGGAATCTTATAATCAATATACCGTTGGAGGCAAATTCATCGATTTTCCAGATTCTCTAATTGCAGCTATTTGCTCTTGCGCAGTAGAAGGAGTTGCATCAGGACTAGCTCCATCTTCTTCATCTTTTTTACtacccctttctttttttcctttcttcccTTTCACTGGCGTAGCAGCAGCATTAGGATCCTTGTTTAAAAATTCATCACAAAtaattagtattaaaaaaaaaaagtatactaaGCTTTATAATAAAACCAATACAAAAGTACTGACTTGGTCAGGAGGATTTTTGAGAATAAAAGTTGTCAGCTTATGTCTCATATCAACAGATCCATTATAACCACAAGCAATGCATCTTTGTAATATTGTACCACGTTTCACCTGaacaacctaaaaaaaaaaaaaggccattttaaaaaaagaatcaaaataggcattatgaaaaaaaaatgaaacaaaattattttatatgcctttgttaaaagaacaaaaaatacttacaaGGTTGGTTTCTGGATTAGAGCAACCAGGACAAAGaacaaattttttaatgaacccaTCCAGCAAAGTTTGAAGTTTTTCATCAGTATGTGAGCCATTCACAATGTAACGGTCATTTTTGGTGTCAAACTGGGTTTGAGCACCCAGCTCACATCCAAAAAACTTGGTGGGATCTatggaaagaaaaaagtttttattttagagaaacagttgaaattttaaagatgtGTTATATCTCTCTGTTtaattattgaaacattttttaaaatcaaaattgtaCACCCATTATACTGCAATGGAATCATGTTTAATTCAAAGCAAAAGGGAACAAGGAATGACTACATAGTTTGAAAAGTACTTCAAAATGggaaatatataataaagacACTTAATATTGTGCTAATTGCATTACTACAAGGAAAATGATATGGAttgtacataataataatatccctAATTCTTACATAAGAAACACAAACACCCAACAGCCTAATGTGTGACTGACTCAGAAGGGAATGAGAAGTCAGTTTCTGCCCTCATTAGGCAAATCCAGCCAGGAGGGAAGATCACTTAATGCATATAGATAATATAACATGTTGAAGAAAGTGTGAACCCTACACTAGTTTTGGGTGGTGAATAggcacttcaaaaaaaaaatttctaggTTTTAATCAAATGATCAAGAACCAGACTTAAATATAACAACCCACTTTTTTTCAACAAGTACAAAGGATGGTGATCTAACAGTAGGCAGGAGAGTCACAGGTTGCACACTTTAAAGGTATTTTTGTGTATGCAAACGTGATATGAAACTGTTCAAAATTTACACCAGCAGTTGGGAAAAtgaggcactggatagatctagatggagagcaagcataaaggaagAGCCCTGGATTGCAGTTGGCATACAAACCAGAAGTAGAAATGTGAAAGTGCTACAGCATCTGGTGATTACAAATGCTAAATCTGTTACTGCAGTATCATGGAttagcctctttagtcacatgagaatttgcaaagggaaaagattgtctctaaAGACATACAATGCCACAAAGGAAAAACCCAAACAATGAAGAGAATTAAAGTTAAGTGCAATAAATGCAAGTTCAAAATATCCAGATTGGACTGTACCTGTATGTCTACTTAGGTAAGCTAGGGTAAAGCTAATGTTAATAATTAACTTACAAGTTGGGGGCCTAGACAATGCTTTAGCAACTTCTGTCATATTGACAATCACAGTTTTGATACCATTTCCTTTCCCCTCAACCTGTAAATTAGAATTGCCAACATTTTACACAAAGAATGATTATCATCGCaattaaacatatatataattttagacACAGGCATACATAAAAAGCAAACaaggattttaactaaaataaagaATCTAGTCAGCCAAAAAAATCCTTACAATGCATATTAAGACTTGTAGAATATTCACTAACATCTCTAGATGATATATATTAGACTAGAATTTGTTTTGTCAACTTATTATATAACTATtgacaatttaaaaactatttgaaactCTGCATATACAACTTAAATTAGTAAAATATATTAACACTAAAGCAAATTATCCAACTTGACAATGATTATGAAACTAATTTTAGGttactaatttattttactcTACATAATCTAGGCAATCCTCCCACCCCTACAAATAGTTGGACTATtgagtgtttgttgtgtgtacTGTGACAGAACTGACTACAAATTCAATTTTGATGAAACTATacaaattaacattaaaaaacttgTTGAGAAAATGGTACTGTACTGAAGAtcagaattatttaaaaacttcAATCAAAATTCTTATGAAGGGGAATCCAAAATTTTCATCATCTCTTCAGCATTGAGATATATATTACTTTTCAAAAGTAATGAGCATTTTGACAAGTGTTACCTTAGCTATGAGCCTAGGCATCTTATAGCGATAGAATGGGTCAGTGTTGCTCCTGTCAATGTTGAAAGACATGGTTGCGGACTGTTTATAAATATTGGTCTTCTTTTCCTATGAATACTGCTGTCAACTTTACTCAGATGTTTCTGGTGGACTGTGAACTTCATATACGCTTTGGAAGTGGTGTCACTTCTATGTGCCAATGATTTTGACTCAATGTTCTGTGAGTGCCACACCAAGggctctaaatttagaaaagtgatttgatttaaatatatacctaagagtttaattctaaaacaaatcaaaaattaatatttacacataaagcagaaaaaaagaagacttGTGCTAGATGCTTAAGATGGTACTTCAGCACATTTGTTTCACCCTGCTCTTCGATGAGATTCTCAGTTCTCAAAGTTTATTCAAATGAAACATATAACATATTTtcaagtaaatatgtataaataaattggcCCAGAGATGTTTTATGAAAGATCTCTATTGTTGCATCTCTCACCCAAAAGctttcaaataaaatgaaattactCAAATCTTAGCCCTACagctttgggaaaaaaaaaaaaaagtacttagaCAAAAGagtacatttttttctctagtACTCTCTATAACTTCCATGGTTAGCCAGTCAAATGGTAAACAGACCCTTGAAAGAGCGAATAGTAGACATGAGTAATTGAATATGCTTTCTTTCGTCCCTACCAGATgtaattaaaaatgaatttcatttttctattaaCCTATCTAATGTTCAGAGCACAAATTTACACATCCCTTGTGTCGTCCAGAACTTTTTTTCTTAGTATAGccacaaacaaaatagaaaaagtatCTCAAAAATGAATGTTTAAATACAATGATGTATGCtacatgaagaaaaaatatttacaatgaacatgacaatatatatacacaaacacAAAGCAAATGTTTCTAACTCCAACTGATGAAATAAATACTACTACTTGATTTGCCATAGTATCTGTGACATCAGGTATTTCTACAATCTCTTAATGTAAAAAGTTATAttaggtaaaaaaaatctatgcaaTTAATGATTGGCCAATATAAGGATATTTGATGATGTTATGAACTCCATGTTATTTGTTATTTCAATTTCCCCACCCCTAATGAatgtcaatttatttttaaaaaaactaaaacaaatagtgtTTCTATAATTTAAGTTTTGGTATTTTGAAAGCTGAATTATCTTGCTAAGACTAAAGGGAGGTATTCCACCATTAAAGAATTTTGACTAATAAAATCAGGATTGAAAGAGATACTGTTAAAATTATAAGCTTCCTGTTtctattttgaatattatttcctATTGACTAGAATTTCCtttagattaatttttttttttttgagggaaaCTTTAAAATTATTCAATGTTTGTAAGTTAATgctatattaaaacaaaaaatgtactgTTGAATATcgaatttaaatttgtttatgcCTAGAACTGGATCTACTAATTTGGACTGCACATAAAAAAGGACAAAAGAACAATGATATTaatgattaataatataaaaggctaattaaaatgtttcaaagtaTAGGTAAATACCAATTTCACTTAGAAACATCAACTTAAGTGTAGACCACATTCCACACTGTACTGAGTGAATTAAGATAGAACTTTACAAAGTAGTAAGCACTCTATTTGGTATTGTACAGAACTTTgcacaaaattatttcaaattgaatcctacatttacaaaatttatttcttgACATATTTTCTTTCATCACGTTTCCCAAATGCCTATGAAAGAACTTATTCTTTGGTTTAAACAAAGCAAAGTGTCAGAATCTTCCTGACAATGTCattcaatttttaatttcaaaactgtATTttgatgggaaaaaaaaattgacagaaTGGCAGGTGTAATGCAGTAATGGCAGGCCCTAACTAGtcaaaattaataattgtaGACTGGCATCTTTAATCCTTAAGACAAGTTGAGATGGTaacttttgttctttttttttttttttatacaccaaGTCAGCCAAGTTTGAGATTGGCaacttcagttgttgttttttaaatcaagtggCAAGTTTTTGGAATGGGAGGATGGGTTGTTGTGATTTTAGCAGTACTGTATTGATAATAGTGGGCCAGGCTACCTGTTAAATCTAAAAGTTCTaatttctaaatctagtcattttagatctaaaatctagtctacttatagatctagatctattctagattttGTTTAGTCTGTCACTCTGTGCCTTACTTTAATCTTCAACTTTGATGTATTGACCATGCTTACATTACTTACAATTACTAGATGATCTGTCTCTGCAGCCCTAAGTCTGGACGCATTAA
It encodes:
- the LOC106055351 gene encoding eukaryotic translation initiation factor 5-like, whose translation is MSFNIDRSNTDPFYRYKMPRLIAKVEGKGNGIKTVIVNMTEVAKALSRPPTYPTKFFGCELGAQTQFDTKNDRYIVNGSHTDEKLQTLLDGFIKKFVLCPGCSNPETNLVVQVKRGTILQRCIACGYNGSVDMRHKLTTFILKNPPDQDPNAAATPVKGKKGKKERGSKKDEEDGASPDATPSTAQEQIAAIRESGKSMNLPPTKQKGDDDDEDWGDDFTEEAIKQRMEELSDAAKGLAFTDDLEKSAEERLNIIYEKIKIKKDEDELTKQTTIKEIFSEAERLEVKDKVPLVLVELLLTDKVLTQLQKFKGLFLKFCIQDQKAQKALLGGLEILITREYPDLLPKTSHILKVLYDFDILEESVIVEWGKKPSKKYVSKEESTQILKEAQVFVKWLEEAEEESDEEYENGEEEDEVNFSHTERVGEVKVELAKSTVPVVNGGKKPVIEEDDDEDDIDIDDI